The proteins below come from a single Melospiza melodia melodia isolate bMelMel2 chromosome 12, bMelMel2.pri, whole genome shotgun sequence genomic window:
- the CRYGS gene encoding gamma-crystallin S yields the protein MSRAGTKVTFYEDKNFLGRYYECDSDCPDFHSYLSRCNSIRVDGGTWVAYERPNYAGNMYVLTHGEYPDYHHWMGLNDRLGSCKYIQIPSGGRGHIQVFEKGDFGGQMFEATEDCPSIMEEWHMREVHACRVLEGVWVFYEHPNYRGRQYVLPKGEYRKPVEWGAASPAVQSFRSISE from the exons ATGTCCAGAGCTGGAACCAAG GTCACCTTCTATGAAGACAAGAACTTCCTGGGCCGTTACTACGAGTGCGACAGCGACTGCCCCGATTTCCACAGCTACCTGAGCCGCTGCAACTCCATCCGTGTGGATGGAGGCACCTGGGTGGCCTACGAGAGGCCCAACTATGCTGGGAACATGTACGTGCTGACCCACGGGGAGTACCCCGACTACCACCACTGGATGGGCCTCAACGACCGCCTGGGCTCCTGCAAGTACATCCAGATC ccAAGTGGAGGCCGAGGCCACATCCAGGTGTTTGAGAAGGGAGATTTTGGCGGGCAGATGTTCGAAGCCACCGAAGACTGCCCCTCCATCATGGAGGAGTGGCACATGCGTGAGGTGCACGCCTGCAGGGTGCTGGAGGGCGTCTGGGTGTTCTACGAGCACCCCAACTACCGGGGCCGGCAGTACGTGCTGCCCAAGGGGGAGTACCGCAAGCCCGTGGAGTGGGGCGCGGCCAGCCCCGCCGTCCAGTCCTTCCGCAGCATCTCCGAGTGA